The following are encoded in a window of Procambarus clarkii isolate CNS0578487 chromosome 33, FALCON_Pclarkii_2.0, whole genome shotgun sequence genomic DNA:
- the Atac3 gene encoding serine/threonine-protein phosphatase 6 regulatory ankyrin repeat subunit B isoform X1 — protein sequence MEKNKSQIILLDKNGLETVAKALSSGCWTLSESGNFEISGSIGTSSVRGNAPQLTLAQGNVRPVTQVSGSGGSANNQPHITSERSSTFQRDNSQVKTLTELGKKLVAAAKVGNTSQVRRLMAIGAPFASVGPIGMSPLHLAAQNGHYETCDRLLCAGMNKDARNKVEKTPLHLAAMEGHTEIVSLLVKSGANINACDMLKMTALHWACDRGHTSIVKLLLKQRAQTDIANKFSKTPFHLAVEKGHENIVLLLQNGISCKEEEAVAVESISLDLTHDLDTIPVVCKTEEVHTEELLIEEVCKEEENIPQVNSELPQSIMADDADDQNISVLATLAELAQATSKGTESNVDMSSATALELLKAQAALLPIDDSSTLVTSAVAHGQTLHLTEAGRQALKLIKQELPLLPSNTLPQELTENDKVIKKFRSSNTNTKAGEGGSSHTSVEPSSCLPALLRASDASIAEDDERYEDQQVTQVITLSPEQYAALTGGTNGPIILQVLPSGADEDHFNEINKNQSPPATKRQKIMQLVTRVGQGSLGQNQALAKVSGQKSSSLERELFIGPGLF from the exons ATGGAGAAGAACAAGTCACAAATAATC CTACTAGATAAAAATGGTCTTGAGACAGTGGCAAAAGCACTTTCCTCTGGGTGTTGGACACTAAGTGAATCAGGAAATTTTGAAATATCGGGATCTATTGGAACATCTTCAGTTCGTGGGAATGCTCCACAACTGACCCTAGCGCAAGGAAATGTGCGCCCAGTCACACAAGTTTCAG gtagTGGCGGATCTGCTAACAATCAACCTCATATTACTTCTGAAAGATCATCCACATTCCAGCGTGATAATTCCCAGGTGAAGacacttacagaacttggcaaaaagcttgttgctgctgctaaaGTTGGTAACACAAGTCAAGTTCGAAGGTTAATGGCCATTGGAGCACCTTTTGCATCAGTTGGG CCCATTGGAATGAGTCCTCTACACTTAGCTGCACAAAATGGACATTATGAAACCTGTGATCGTCTGTTGTGTGCTGGTATGAACAAAGATGCGCGAAATAAG GTAGAGAAGACACCACTACATCTGGCAGCTATGGAGGGTCATACTGAGATTGTATCTTTACTAGTCAAATCTGGGGCCAACATTAATGCCTGTGATATG TTAAAAATGACGGCTCTTCACTGGGCATGTGATAGAGGACATACCTCAATTGTTAAATTACTACTCAAGCAGCGTGCTCAAACTGATATAGCTAACAA ATTCTCTAAAACACCTTTCCACTTGGCTGTAGAAAAAGGACATGAAAATATTGTTCTGCTACTGCAG AATGGCATCAGCTGCAAAGAGGAAgaagctgtagcagtggaatccatTTCACTAGACTTGACGCATGACCTAGACACTATTCCTGTTGTCTGTAAAACTGAAGAAGTTCATACAGAGGAGTTGCTTATTGAAGAA gttTGCAAGGAGGAGGAAAACATTCCACAAGTGAACAGCGAATTACCTCAATCTATCATGGCAGATGATGCTGATG ATCAAAACATCTCTGTACTGGCAACACTGGCTGAACTGGCACAAGCTACATCTAAAGGAACAGAAAGTAATGTAG ACATGTCAAGTGCAACTGCCTTAGAGCTATTGAAGGCTCAGGCTGCTCTGCTGCCAATTGATGACTCTTCAACATTAGTGACATCTGCTGTAGCCCATGGACAAACCCTCCATCTCACTGAAGCTGGACGACAGGCTTTAAAACTTATTAAACAA GAACTACCATTGTTACCAAGCAACACCCTACCACAGGAACTTACTGAGAACGATAAAGTAATCAAGAAATTTAGGTCTAGTAATACAAATACCAAAGCTGGAGAGGGAGGATCATCACACACATCAGTTGAGCCATCCTCATGCTTACCAGCTTTGTTACGAGCATCAGATGCATCAATTGCAGAAGATGATGAGAGATATGAAGATCAACAAGTAACCCAGGTCATAACACTGAGTCCAGAGCAATATGCTGCTCTCACAG GTGGAACTAATGGGCCCATCATTCTACAGGTGTTACCATCAGGTGCAGATGAAGACCACTTTAATGAAATAAACAAGAATCAGAGTCCACCAGCGACAAAGCGCCAGAAAATTATGCAGTTGGTCACAAGAGTGGGTCAGGGAAGTTTGGGGCAAAATCAAGCTTTAGCTAAAGTGTCAGGACAG AAGAGTTCATCACTAGAGAGAGAGTTGTTTATTGGTCCTGGACTCTTCTAG
- the Atac3 gene encoding serine/threonine-protein phosphatase 6 regulatory ankyrin repeat subunit B isoform X3 codes for MEKNKSQIILLDKNGLETVAKALSSGCWTLSESGNFEISGSIGTSSVRGNAPQLTLAQGNVRPVTQVSGSGGSANNQPHITSERSSTFQRDNSQVKTLTELGKKLVAAAKVGNTSQVRRLMAIGAPFASVGPIGMSPLHLAAQNGHYETCDRLLCAGMNKDARNKVEKTPLHLAAMEGHTEIVSLLVKSGANINACDMLKMTALHWACDRGHTSIVKLLLKQRAQTDIANKFSKTPFHLAVEKGHENIVLLLQNGISCKEEEAVAVESISLDLTHDLDTIPVVCKTEEVHTEELLIEEVCKEEENIPQVNSELPQSIMADDADDQNISVLATLAELAQATSKGTESNVDMSSATALELLKAQAALLPIDDSSTLVTSAVAHGQTLHLTEAGRQALKLIKQELPLLPSNTLPQELTENDKVIKKFRSSNTNTKAGEGGSSHTSVEPSSCLPALLRASDASIAEDDERYEDQQVTQVITLSPEQYAALTGGTNGPIILQVLPSGADEDHFNEINKNQSPPATKRQKIMQLVTRVGQGSLGQNQALAKVSGQVLSVDIPSVNHL; via the exons ATGGAGAAGAACAAGTCACAAATAATC CTACTAGATAAAAATGGTCTTGAGACAGTGGCAAAAGCACTTTCCTCTGGGTGTTGGACACTAAGTGAATCAGGAAATTTTGAAATATCGGGATCTATTGGAACATCTTCAGTTCGTGGGAATGCTCCACAACTGACCCTAGCGCAAGGAAATGTGCGCCCAGTCACACAAGTTTCAG gtagTGGCGGATCTGCTAACAATCAACCTCATATTACTTCTGAAAGATCATCCACATTCCAGCGTGATAATTCCCAGGTGAAGacacttacagaacttggcaaaaagcttgttgctgctgctaaaGTTGGTAACACAAGTCAAGTTCGAAGGTTAATGGCCATTGGAGCACCTTTTGCATCAGTTGGG CCCATTGGAATGAGTCCTCTACACTTAGCTGCACAAAATGGACATTATGAAACCTGTGATCGTCTGTTGTGTGCTGGTATGAACAAAGATGCGCGAAATAAG GTAGAGAAGACACCACTACATCTGGCAGCTATGGAGGGTCATACTGAGATTGTATCTTTACTAGTCAAATCTGGGGCCAACATTAATGCCTGTGATATG TTAAAAATGACGGCTCTTCACTGGGCATGTGATAGAGGACATACCTCAATTGTTAAATTACTACTCAAGCAGCGTGCTCAAACTGATATAGCTAACAA ATTCTCTAAAACACCTTTCCACTTGGCTGTAGAAAAAGGACATGAAAATATTGTTCTGCTACTGCAG AATGGCATCAGCTGCAAAGAGGAAgaagctgtagcagtggaatccatTTCACTAGACTTGACGCATGACCTAGACACTATTCCTGTTGTCTGTAAAACTGAAGAAGTTCATACAGAGGAGTTGCTTATTGAAGAA gttTGCAAGGAGGAGGAAAACATTCCACAAGTGAACAGCGAATTACCTCAATCTATCATGGCAGATGATGCTGATG ATCAAAACATCTCTGTACTGGCAACACTGGCTGAACTGGCACAAGCTACATCTAAAGGAACAGAAAGTAATGTAG ACATGTCAAGTGCAACTGCCTTAGAGCTATTGAAGGCTCAGGCTGCTCTGCTGCCAATTGATGACTCTTCAACATTAGTGACATCTGCTGTAGCCCATGGACAAACCCTCCATCTCACTGAAGCTGGACGACAGGCTTTAAAACTTATTAAACAA GAACTACCATTGTTACCAAGCAACACCCTACCACAGGAACTTACTGAGAACGATAAAGTAATCAAGAAATTTAGGTCTAGTAATACAAATACCAAAGCTGGAGAGGGAGGATCATCACACACATCAGTTGAGCCATCCTCATGCTTACCAGCTTTGTTACGAGCATCAGATGCATCAATTGCAGAAGATGATGAGAGATATGAAGATCAACAAGTAACCCAGGTCATAACACTGAGTCCAGAGCAATATGCTGCTCTCACAG GTGGAACTAATGGGCCCATCATTCTACAGGTGTTACCATCAGGTGCAGATGAAGACCACTTTAATGAAATAAACAAGAATCAGAGTCCACCAGCGACAAAGCGCCAGAAAATTATGCAGTTGGTCACAAGAGTGGGTCAGGGAAGTTTGGGGCAAAATCAAGCTTTAGCTAAAGTGTCAGGACAG
- the Atac3 gene encoding serine/threonine-protein phosphatase 6 regulatory ankyrin repeat subunit B isoform X2 yields the protein MEKNKSQIILLDKNGLETVAKALSSGCWTLSESGNFEISGSIGTSSVRGNAPQLTLAQGNVRPVTQVSGSGGSANNQPHITSERSSTFQRDNSQVKTLTELGKKLVAAAKVGNTSQVRRLMAIGAPFASVGPIGMSPLHLAAQNGHYETCDRLLCAGMNKDARNKVEKTPLHLAAMEGHTEIVSLLVKSGANINACDMLKMTALHWACDRGHTSIVKLLLKQRAQTDIANKFSKTPFHLAVEKGHENIVLLLQNGISCKEEEAVAVESISLDLTHDLDTIPVVCKTEEVHTEELLIEEVCKEEENIPQVNSELPQSIMADDADDQNISVLATLAELAQATSKGTESNVDMSSATALELLKAQAALLPIDDSSTLVTSAVAHGQTLHLTEAGRQALKLIKQELPLLPSNTLPQELTENDKVIKKFRSSNTNTKAGEGGSSHTSVEPSSCLPALLRASDASIAEDDERYEDQQVTQVITLSPEQYAALTGGTNGPIILQVLPSGADEDHFNEINKNQSPPATKRQKIMQLVTRVGQGSLGQNQALAKVSGQSSSLERELFIGPGLF from the exons ATGGAGAAGAACAAGTCACAAATAATC CTACTAGATAAAAATGGTCTTGAGACAGTGGCAAAAGCACTTTCCTCTGGGTGTTGGACACTAAGTGAATCAGGAAATTTTGAAATATCGGGATCTATTGGAACATCTTCAGTTCGTGGGAATGCTCCACAACTGACCCTAGCGCAAGGAAATGTGCGCCCAGTCACACAAGTTTCAG gtagTGGCGGATCTGCTAACAATCAACCTCATATTACTTCTGAAAGATCATCCACATTCCAGCGTGATAATTCCCAGGTGAAGacacttacagaacttggcaaaaagcttgttgctgctgctaaaGTTGGTAACACAAGTCAAGTTCGAAGGTTAATGGCCATTGGAGCACCTTTTGCATCAGTTGGG CCCATTGGAATGAGTCCTCTACACTTAGCTGCACAAAATGGACATTATGAAACCTGTGATCGTCTGTTGTGTGCTGGTATGAACAAAGATGCGCGAAATAAG GTAGAGAAGACACCACTACATCTGGCAGCTATGGAGGGTCATACTGAGATTGTATCTTTACTAGTCAAATCTGGGGCCAACATTAATGCCTGTGATATG TTAAAAATGACGGCTCTTCACTGGGCATGTGATAGAGGACATACCTCAATTGTTAAATTACTACTCAAGCAGCGTGCTCAAACTGATATAGCTAACAA ATTCTCTAAAACACCTTTCCACTTGGCTGTAGAAAAAGGACATGAAAATATTGTTCTGCTACTGCAG AATGGCATCAGCTGCAAAGAGGAAgaagctgtagcagtggaatccatTTCACTAGACTTGACGCATGACCTAGACACTATTCCTGTTGTCTGTAAAACTGAAGAAGTTCATACAGAGGAGTTGCTTATTGAAGAA gttTGCAAGGAGGAGGAAAACATTCCACAAGTGAACAGCGAATTACCTCAATCTATCATGGCAGATGATGCTGATG ATCAAAACATCTCTGTACTGGCAACACTGGCTGAACTGGCACAAGCTACATCTAAAGGAACAGAAAGTAATGTAG ACATGTCAAGTGCAACTGCCTTAGAGCTATTGAAGGCTCAGGCTGCTCTGCTGCCAATTGATGACTCTTCAACATTAGTGACATCTGCTGTAGCCCATGGACAAACCCTCCATCTCACTGAAGCTGGACGACAGGCTTTAAAACTTATTAAACAA GAACTACCATTGTTACCAAGCAACACCCTACCACAGGAACTTACTGAGAACGATAAAGTAATCAAGAAATTTAGGTCTAGTAATACAAATACCAAAGCTGGAGAGGGAGGATCATCACACACATCAGTTGAGCCATCCTCATGCTTACCAGCTTTGTTACGAGCATCAGATGCATCAATTGCAGAAGATGATGAGAGATATGAAGATCAACAAGTAACCCAGGTCATAACACTGAGTCCAGAGCAATATGCTGCTCTCACAG GTGGAACTAATGGGCCCATCATTCTACAGGTGTTACCATCAGGTGCAGATGAAGACCACTTTAATGAAATAAACAAGAATCAGAGTCCACCAGCGACAAAGCGCCAGAAAATTATGCAGTTGGTCACAAGAGTGGGTCAGGGAAGTTTGGGGCAAAATCAAGCTTTAGCTAAAGTGTCAGGACAG AGTTCATCACTAGAGAGAGAGTTGTTTATTGGTCCTGGACTCTTCTAG